In Larimichthys crocea isolate SSNF chromosome IV, L_crocea_2.0, whole genome shotgun sequence, a genomic segment contains:
- the kiaa1958 gene encoding uncharacterized protein kiaa1958 has product MSNSVQTTSDGLCKLVRWAHSHGTICDLIPSLQHFTCGSYNNMLTPEPGPNGSSVPVAVWGCSAGHAYHWPLSDHGNSNRGSASTSQGQEKFVGGHPSNKVTVRASSDLSFSEGASEGDEFSSRLFDMAGCDSSATDDDGDYEPRPSSRKRGGLSGGTFARKKVKQEEEDFDTAANIDSTVLAVTDAISVPQAANTQSQIVHTLPPCPQPQNGQDPGCGVGLVDPQMELLGEGGCMTGTKEQAEGCSSATEMAAGGQNELEKLQALLCAERSRNQQMTQIISSLKQDKQLLQNELTKKAELICDFLQDRLRPEKKWPHCSNQMDPGSSQITLPDDMAGSDSLTLFDSFEETESHSLKGHRTPKSKRSRDGENTRVRMKNVVGVIARYMTALQEFRHGVSMKVAFERVGVDRNTISRTASIAELSLAAPEVFHALAPWDEKEETLAHYAHRCRQAMDDNIKAKIKTMKAKGELLPIVSK; this is encoded by the exons ATGTCCAACTCGGTCCAGACCACCTCAGACGGTCTTTGTAAACTTGTCCGCTGGGCTCACAGTCATGGCACCATCTGCGACCTCATCCCCAGCCTGCAGCACTTTACCTGTGGTTCTTACAATAACATGCTGACACCAGAACCTGGTCCCAATGGAAGCAGCGTCCCTGTTGCTGTGTGGGGTTGCAGCGCAGGACATGCCTACCATTGGCCCCTCAGTGACCATGGCAACAGCAACAGAGGCTCAGCAAGTACCAGCCAGGGCCAAGAGAAGTTTGTTGGAGGGCATCCGTCAAATAAA GTGACAGTGAGGGCATCAAGCGACCTCTCCTTTAGTGAAGGAGCATCTGAGGGAGACGAGTTCAGCAGCCGGCTGTTTGACATGGCTGGATGCGACTCGTCGGCTACAGACGATGATGGTGACTACGAGCCCCGTCCATCATCCAGGAAAAGAGGCGGGTTGTCAGGAGGAACATTTGCCAGGAAGAAGGTcaagcaggaagaagaggatttTGACACTGCTGCTAACATAGATAGCACAGTACTAGCTGTGACAGACGCTATTAGTGTTCCCcaggcagcaaacacacagtctCAAATCGTACACACACTCCCGCCGTGCCCTCAGCCCCAGAATGGACAGGATCCTGGGTGTGGGGTGGGATTAGTGGACCCACAGATGGAGCTGCTGGGAGAAGGCGGCTGCATGACAGGGACAAAAGAGCAGGCCGAGGGATGCAGCTCCGCCACAGAGATGGCTGCAG GGGGTCAGAACGAGCTGGAGAAGCTGCAAGCGTTGCTTTGTGCAGAACGCAGCCGCAACCAGCAGATGACACAGATAATCTCCAGCCTGAAGcaagacaaacagctgctgcagaatgaACTCACTAAAAAAGCAGAGCTCATCTGTGACTTCCTGCAGGACAGACTGCGGCCAG AGAAGAAGTGGCCTCATTGCTCTAATCAGATGGACCCGGGAAGTTCACAGATAACACTTCCTGACGACATGGCAGGATCTGATTCGCTGACACTCTTTGACTCATTTGAGGAAACAGAGTCTCACTCTCTGAAGGGCCACCGGACCCCGAAGAGCAAGAGGTCCCGGGATGGAGAAAACACCCGAGTCAGGA TGAAAAACGTGGTGGGTGTGATAGCACGCTACATGACGGCCCTCCAAGAGTTTCGTCACGGCGTTTCCATGAAGGTAGCCTTTGAACGGGTCGGTGTGGACCGCAACACTATCTCCCGTACGGCGTCCATAGCTGAGCTCAGCCTGGCTGCTCCGGAGGTGTTTCACGCACTGGCACCGTGGGATGAAAAGGAGGAGACGCTGGCACATTATGCCCACCGCTGCCGACAGGCAATGGACGACAACATTAAGGCTAAGATCAAAACGATGAAGGCAAAAGGTGAACTGCTGCCAATTGTGTCAAAgtga
- the LOC104924877 gene encoding SOSS complex subunit C, with product MATNPPGPPFPNKARQAIIAELEKERRRLMQSQSMNTPGASISLSRPMVKESRDNAEQQHIAAQQKAALQHAHAHSSGFFITQDSSFGNLILPVIPRLEPDS from the exons ATGGCTACTAATCCTCCAGGACCAc CCTTCCCAAACAAGGCACGGCAGGCGATCATAGCCGAGCTcgagaaggagaggagacgtCTGATGCAGAGTCAGTCCATGAACACACCAGGAGCCAG CATCTCACTGTCCAGGCCAATGGTGAAGGAGTCCAGGGACAacgcagagcagcagcacattgCTGCCCAGCAGAAAGCTGCCCTACAA CATGCCCACGCACACTCATCCGGTTTCTTCATCACTCAAGACTCCTCGTTTGGAAACCTCATCTTACCCGTCATTCCACGGCTGGAGCCTGAttcatga
- the snx30 gene encoding sorting nexin-30 translates to MSVGAPKGLASSGQKPITEILHPLSAAEEPLSVTVNVGGDKEAGLTNGTPVETSSPASASSLFNRLQLDDDLEADVRDLYASTETRDLFVTVDDPKKHVSTMETYITYRVSTKTTRIEFDLPEYCVRRRYQDFDWLRIKLEDSQPTHLIPPLPEKFVMKGVVDRFSEEFVETRMKALDKFLKRVADHPVLSFNPHLNAFLSAKDLNKRQGLALLTKVGESVKHVAGGYKLRARPAEFCAMGEYLDTFSQKLGTIDRIAQRILKEQSEYLTELREYGTVYSSWATSEEELQRPLEGVASCVKTCCGALEDQSESMSQDFLPVLREYVLYIESMKNVLRKRDQTQAEYEGRLEAAILRKQEDRTPMPVEVEKCQDKVECFNADLKADWERWQSNKRQDFKQLLTGMADRNINHYEKCQAAWESLITLLQDKQTEDKTSETN, encoded by the exons ATGAGTGTCGGCGCTCCGAAAGGCCTGGCCAGCTCGGGGCAGAAGCCCATCACGGAGATCCTCCACCCGCTGTCCGCCGCCGAGGAGCCGCTCTCAGTCACCGTCAACGTCGGAGGGGACAAG GAAGCGGGACTAACCAATGGCACGCCAGTTGAGACGTCGAGCCCCGCGTCCGCGTCATCGCTGTTCAACAGGCTGCAGCTGGACGACGACCTGGAAGCAGACGTCCGGGACCTCTACGCCTCCACAGAAACCCGGGACCTTTTTGTGACAGTCGACGATCCAAAGAAGCACGTCTCCACCATGGAAACCTACATCACCTACAGAGTCTCCACCAAG ACAACACGGATAGAGTTTGACCTGCCGGAGTACTGCGTGCGGCGGCGCTACCAGGACTTTGACTGGCTGAGGATCAAGTTGGAGGACAGCCAGCCAACCCACCTCATCCCT CCGTTGCCAGAGAAGTTCGTGATGAAGGGCGTGGTCGACCGTTTTTCGGAGGAGTTCGTGGAGACGAGGATGAAAGCTTTAGACAAGTTCCTGAAGCGAGTCGCTGACCACCCCGTCCTCTCTTTTAACCCACATCTAAATGCTTTCCTGTCTGCCAAG gaccTGAACAAGCGTCAAGGTCTGGCCCTGTTGACCAAGGTGGGCGAATCCGTGAAACACGTTGCCGGTGGCTACAAACTGCGGGCACGGCCGGCTGAGTTCTGTGCCATGGGAGAGTACCTGGACACCTTTAGCCAGAAGCTGGGAACCATCGACCGCATCGCCCAGAGGATCCTCAAAGAGCAGTCAG AGTACCTGACAGAACTGCGCGAGTACGGCACCGTGTACTCAAGTTGGGCGACGTcggaggaggagctgcagcgCCCCCTGGAGGGGGTGGCCAGCTGCGTGAAGACATGCTGCGGAGCGCTGGAGGACCAGAGTGAAAGCATGAGCCAGGACTTCCTGCCTGTTCTCAGAGAATATGTCCTCTACATAGAGTCCATGAAG AACGTTTTGAGGAAGCGGGACCAGACCCAGGCGGAGTACGAGGGCCGACTAGAAGCAGCAATATTGCGGAAACAGGAGGACAGAACGCCA ATGCCAGTGGAGGTCGAGAAATGCCAAGACAAAGTGGAGTGTTTCAACGCGGACCTGAAGGCAGACTGGGAGCGCTGGCAGAGCAACAAAAGACAAGACTTTAAACAGCTTCTCACCGGCATGGCCGACAGAAACATCAACCACTATGAAAAG TGCCAGGCGGCGTGGGAGTCGCTCATAACTCTCCTTCAGGACAAACAGACTGAGGACAAAACGAGCGAGACGAACTGA